In the genome of Pontibacter actiniarum, the window GCGAATCTTCTTGTTGATGCGTTTCGCCTCGTCCTCATCGAAGGCCTGCTGCGCGCGCTCCACCAGGGAGATCACGTCACCCATGCCGAGGATACGCTGCGCCATACGGTCTGGGTAGAACAGGTCGAGGGCCTCCATCTTCTCACCGGTAGAGATAAACTTGATAGGCTTCTCTACTACGGCACGGATGGAAAGGGCCGCACCACCGCGCGAGTCACCGTCGAGCTTCGTCAGCACCACGCCGTCGAAGTTGATGCGCTCGTTAAAGGTTTTGGCCGTGTTCACCGCATCCTGGCCTGTCATGGAGTCCACCACAAACAGGGTTTCGGTTGGGTTGATGGCCTTTTTTATCTCGGCGATCTCGTTCATCATCGCCTCATCCACAGCCAGACGACCGGCGGTGTCAATGATAACGACTTTCTTATGTGTTTTCTTGGCGTGCTCAATTGCGTTCAGGGCAATCTGCACCGGATTTTTGTTCTCCAGTTCGGTATAGGCCTCTACCCCTACCTGCTCGGCCAGCACCTGCAGCTGGTTGATCGCCGCCGGGCGGTACACGTCGCAGGCGGCCACCATTACAGAACGGCCCTGCTTTTTAATGTAGTTGGCCAGTTTGCCGGTAAAGGTTGTCTTACCAGAACCCTGAAGACCGGAAATAAGGATGACAGCCGGATCACCTTTCAGGTTAACGTCCTTTTTCTCGCCGCCCATCAGTTCGGTCAGCTCCTCGTGCATGATCTTCACCATCAGCTGGCCCGGCGACACCGCGATCAGTACATCACGGCCCAGCGCCTTCTCTTTGATGTTATCGGTGACAGATTTGGCAACTTTATAGTTTACGTCGGCATCTACCAGGGCGCGTCGCACCTCTTTGATGGTTGTGGCTACGTTTATCTCGGTAATGTTTCCCTGGCCTTTCAGCGTTTTGAAGGCTCGGTCTAACTTGTTACTTAAATTATCGAACATCTCTTTTTCTGGATTTACCTACAAAA includes:
- the ffh gene encoding signal recognition particle protein: MFDNLSNKLDRAFKTLKGQGNITEINVATTIKEVRRALVDADVNYKVAKSVTDNIKEKALGRDVLIAVSPGQLMVKIMHEELTELMGGEKKDVNLKGDPAVILISGLQGSGKTTFTGKLANYIKKQGRSVMVAACDVYRPAAINQLQVLAEQVGVEAYTELENKNPVQIALNAIEHAKKTHKKVVIIDTAGRLAVDEAMMNEIAEIKKAINPTETLFVVDSMTGQDAVNTAKTFNERINFDGVVLTKLDGDSRGGAALSIRAVVEKPIKFISTGEKMEALDLFYPDRMAQRILGMGDVISLVERAQQAFDEDEAKRINKKIRKNQFNFDDFLTQLEQIKKMGDIKDLVGMIPGVGKALKDVEIDENAFKPIEAIIKSMTKEERENPDMISGSRRARIAKGSGTDIQQVNNLMKQFNDMRKMMRSMNKMAGKRGGLSNMANLMKR